One stretch of Erpetoichthys calabaricus chromosome 14, fErpCal1.3, whole genome shotgun sequence DNA includes these proteins:
- the smurf2 gene encoding E3 ubiquitin-protein ligase SMURF2, with protein sequence MSNPGVRRNGPVKLRLTVLCAKNLVKKDFFRLPDPFAKVVVDGSGQCHSTDTVRNTLDPKWNQHYDLYIGKSDSITISVWNHKKIHKKQGAGFLGCVRLLSNTINRLKDTGYQRLDLNKLGPNDNDTVRGQIVVSLQSRDRIGTGGPVVDCSRLFDNDLPDGWEERRTASGRIQYLNHITRTTQWERPTRPASEYSSPVRPLSCIVDENTPIMGTNGATSGQSSDPRIQERRVRSQRHRNYMSRTHLHTPPDLPEGYEQRTTQQGQVYFLHTQTGVSTWHDPRVPRDLSNVNCEELGPLPPGWEIRNTATGRVYFVDHNNRTTQFTDPRLSANLHLVLNRQNQLKDQQHPHQLVVSPSELPEEAECLTVPKYKRDLVQKLKILRQELSQQQPQAGHCRIEVSREEIFEESYRQVMKMRPKDLWKRLMVKFRGEEGLDYGGVAREWLYLLSHEMLNPYYGLFQYSRDDIYTLQINPDSAVNPEHLSYFHFVGRIMGMAVFHGHYIDGGFTLPFYKQLLGKPITLDDMESVDPDLHNSLVWILDNDITGVLDHTFCVEHNAYGEIVQHELKPSGKSIPVSEDNKKEYVRLYVNWRFLRGIEAQFLALQKGFNEVIPQHLLKSFDEKELELIICGLGKIDINDWKSNTRLKHCTPDSNIVKWFWKAVETYDEERRARLLQFVTGSSRVPLQGFKALQGAAGPRLFTIHQIDASSNNLPKAHTCFNRIDIPPYESYEKLYEKLLTAIEETCGFAVE encoded by the exons TTCTCTGTGCAAAAAACCTTGTGAAGAAAGACTTTTTTC GCCTTCCCGACCCCTTTGCTAAAGTGGTAGTTGACGGCTCAGGACAATGCCATTCGACGGATACTGTCAGGAATACGCTTGATCCCAAGTGGAACCAGCATTACGACTT GTACATAGGAAAGTCTGATTCAATAACAATAAGTGTCTGGAATCACAAAAAGATCCACAAGAAGCAAGGGGCCGGCTTCCTAGGCTGTGTGCGGCTACTGTCTAATACCATTAACCGCCTAAAGGACACTGGCT accAAAGGCTTGACCTAAACAAACTAGGCCCAAATGACAATGACACAGTTAGGGGACAGATTGTAG TGAGTCTTCAGTCACGGGACAGGATTGGTACTGGTGGTCCTGTAGTTGATTGCAGTCGTCTCTTTGACAACGATCTTCCTGATGG TTGGGAGGAGCGCAGAACGGCTTCAGGACGAATCCAATACCTGAACCACATTACCAGGACAACTCAGTGGGAGAGACCAACACG ACCAGCTTCTGAATATTCCAGTCCCGTCCGGCCACTGAGCTGCATAGTGGATGAGAACACACCAATAATGGGGACAAATGGTGCTACAAGTGGACAGAGCAGTGACCCCCGTATCCAGGAAAGAAGAGTCCGCTCTCAGAGGCACAGGAACTACATGAGCAGAACACACCTGCACACACCACCAGATCTTCCTGAaggctatg AGCAAAGAACGACACAGCAAGGACAAGTCTACTTCCTTCACACACAGACCGGTGTGAGCACATGGCACGATCCCCGTGTTCCAAG GGATCTTAGCAACGTTAACTGTGAGGAGCTTGGTCCTCTTCCTCCTGGGTGGGAGATCCGTAACACAGCCACTGGACGAGTCTACTTTGTGGATCACAACAACCGGACCACACAGTTCACAGACCCCCGACTCTCTGCAAATTTGCATTTGGTTCTGAA TCGACAGAACCAGTTAAAGGACCAGCAGCACCCTCACCAGCTTGTGGTATCTCCTAGTGAGTTACCTGAGGAGGCAGAGTGCTTAACTGTGCCCAAATACAAGAGAGATCTTGTACAGAAACTCAAGATCCTTCGTCAGGAGCTTTCCCAGCAACAGCCGCAAGCAGGGCATTGTCGTATCGAGGTGTCACGAGAAGAGATCTTTGAG GAGTCGTACAGGCAGGTAATGAAAATGAGGCCCAAGGACTTGTGGAAGCGGTTAATGGTCAAGTTCCGTGGAGAGGAAGGCCTTGATTATGGAGGGGTAGCCAG AGAGTGGCTCTATCTGCTATCCCATGAGATGCTCAACCCCTATTACGGACTGTTCCAGTATTCCCGGGATGACATCTACACCCTGCAGATCAATCCCGACTCGGCTGTTAACCCA gaacatctgtccTACTTCCATTTTGTGGGTCGGATTATGGGCATGGCAGTGTTTCATGGACACTACATTGATGGCGGTTTTACGCTTCCTTTCTATAAGCAGTTACTGGGGAAACCGATCACACTGGACGACATGGAGTCTGTTGATCCTGACCTGCATAACAGCCTTGTCTGGATCTT AGATAATGACATCACAGGCGTCCTGGATCACACCTTCTGTGTGGAACACAATGCTTACGGGGAAATTGTCCAGCACGAGCTTAAGCCAAGTGGCAAGAGCATCCCAGTCAGCGAGGACAATAAGAAGGAATATGTCCG GTTATATGTGAACTGGAGGTTCCTGCGGGGGATTGAGGCCCAATTCTTAGCGCTGCAGAAGGGCTTCAATGAAGTCATTCCTCAGCACCTTTTGAAGTCCTTTGACGAGAAGGAGTTAGAG ctTATCATCTGTGGTCTTGGGAAGATCGACATCAATGACTGGAAGTCAAACACACGCTTGAAGCACTGCACCCCAGACAGCAATATCGTCAAGTGGTTCTGGAAGGCGGTGGAGACCTATGATGAGGAGAGGAGGGCACGTCTGCTGCAGTTTGTGACCGGGTCATCCAGAGTGCCTCTGCAGGGTTTCAAGGCATTACAGG GTGCTGCAGGCCCAAGACTGTTTACAATCCATCAAATTGATGCCAGCAGCAATAATCTGCCCAAGGCCCATACCTG cTTTAATCGTATCGACATTCCTCCCTACGAGAGTTATGAGAAGTTATATGAGAAGCTCCTCACGGCCATTGAAGAGACGTGTGGGTTTGCAGTTGAGTGA